In the genome of Mytilus edulis chromosome 3, xbMytEdul2.2, whole genome shotgun sequence, one region contains:
- the LOC139515124 gene encoding interferon-induced protein 44-like translates to MTVEFKKEDQKQMTKWIGGRKKYTLLYKATRDGCTVTAFHNNCNNKGPNVTILYNNDNFIYGGYTSLSWKSVGNYQVDPKAFLFRLYQNGNWKPVQMPVTNTQNSIYDHASYGPTFGAHDLHAFSATINFDGTVFALNGSTNFGTSYTMNGENYNSIANGNLKVKDIETYLVEDIPAGAALDEPWRRTPEWNTKLLDELKGRIERYKPLKELKISQARLLMIGEVGAGKSSFFNTINSIFRGYITSQACSGNAEHSLTTVYRMYQIRNGETGKPMHFRLHDTRGLEADQGVDANEMAYLLDGNIPDRHQFNPSVPVSTDTLGFVGSPHLSEKIHCVVFVLDGSTVDVMAEKVIERLKNLQMRMNQRGIPQVVLLTKIDKICEITGEDLSNVFHSPLIKETVDRVSQIMGLPRSHILPVKNYESEMDLNENVNILALMTLQQMLHFADDYMYNYLDQLEEGKLQQLNIRE, encoded by the exons ATGACTGTCGAGTTTAAAAAGGAAGACCAAAAACAAATGACGAAGTGGATTGGTGGTAGAAAGAAGTACACACTTTTGTATAAAGCAACAAGAGACGGATGTACTGTAACAGCTTTCCATAATAATTGTAACAATAAAGGGCCAAATGTTACGATCCTTTATAATAACGACAATTTCATATATGGTGGGTACACTTCGCTGAGTTGGAAAAGTGTTGGAAATTACCAAGTTGATCCCAAAGCATTTCTCTTCAGACTTTATCAAAACGGAAATTGGAAACCGGTGCAAATGCCAGTAACCAATACACAAAATAGCATATACGACCACGCAAGCTATGGACCAACATTTGGAGCTCACGATTTGCATGCATTTTCTGCAACAATTAACTTTGATGGAACAGTTTTTGCTTTGAATGGATCTACAAATTTTGGAACATCCTATACAATGAATGGCGAAAACTATAATTCGATTGCGAATGGCAACCTGAAAGTTAAAGATATTGAAACGTATCTAGTAGAAG ATATTCCTGCTGGTGCAGCACTAGATGAGCCATGGAGAAGGACACCTGAATGGAACACAAAG CTGCTGGATGAGCTGAAGGGGAGAATTGAGAGATACAAACCTTTGAAGGAGTTAAAAATTTCTCAAGCACGCCTTCTAATGATAGGAGAAGTAGGCGCGGGAAAGTCGAGTTTCTTCAATACAATTAACTCAATATTTAGAGGCTATATAACAAGTCAAGCTTGCAGTGGGAATGCCGAGCATAGCCTTACAACTGTG TATAGGATGTACCAAATCAGAAATGGCGAAACTGGGAAGCCAATGCATTTTCGACTCCATGACACGAGAGGACTTGAAGCTGATCAAGGAGTTGATGCAAATGAAATGGCTTATTTACTCGATGGCAATATACCAGATCGTCACCAG TTCAATCCATCCGTTCCAGTTTCAACAGACACACTAGGTTTTGTAGGAAGCCCACACTTAAGTGAAAAAATTCACTGTGTAGTGTTTGTTTTAGATGGCAGTACCGTAGATGTAATGGCAGAAAAGGTGATTGAGAGGCTAAAAAACTTACAGATGCGCATGAATCAAAGAG GCATTCCTCAAGTGGTTTTATTAACAAAGATTGACAAGATTTGTGAGATTACAGGGGAAGATTTATCTAATGTTTTTCACAGTCCTTTGATCAAAGAAACCGTTGACAGAGTCTCGCAGATAATGGGACTACCGAGATCACACATCCTCCCAGTAAAAAATTATGAATCTGAGATGGATCTTAATGAAAATGTCAACATCCTGGCTCTAATGACCTTACAGCAGATGCTGCATTTTGCGGATGACTACATGTATAATTATCTTGACCAACTTGAGGAGGGGAAGTTGCAACAACTTAACATTAGAGAATAG